From the Paenibacillus sp. MMS20-IR301 genome, the window ACGCTCATGAACTTCATCTCATTTCCGCATTAATGTTCTACCGCGGGCGGTAGACTACCTTATCATAACATATCCGCCCGCTTCAGCAGAAGAGGAATTTCCATATTTGAGCGGAGACAGCAGCTGCATTTCCTGCCAGTCTCCGGCGGCAAGCTGAATCTCCTCCCCGGCCTCTGCTCCGGGAAGCAGCATAATCCCCCGCACAGACCACGGACGCCCGCTGAGCTGCTCCGGAATAAAGTCGCCCTGCTGGCCCAGGCGCGAGATTCTGACCTTGATTCCCCAGGCCAGCGCCTGCTCCATTACCTTCTGTGCGGTAGTGGCATGATATTGCCTCCACTGGTTCATCCACATCTGCGGAACCGCTTCTTCTCCGGGGAGCTGCCGCCCCTGCTCTTCAGCCCCTGTTCCCGGCGGCAGCAGCTGCGGAGGAGCCCCCTTGCCCAGGAGGCCGCGTTCCTCCGCCTTATCCGGCAGCCGGTAAGGGATATCCGCAGCCGCAGGTAATCCGGGAGCTTCAGACCAGCAGGCCGGCCTGTCAGCCTCCTCCCGCCCTCCGGACAACATCTGCGGGTTCATGCCCGAGCCTGCCAGCTCACTGCGCAGCTGCTGGATGCCATCCGGGCGGACAAGGAAATGGAGCGGGCCGATCCGGGTAATAATATCCTGCAGCCGGGGATGGGCTGCAATAGCCTCCCCGTCTGCTTCACCGGCACAGGACAGAAGGATCACCTCTGATAAGGCTGTCCGCCCGATGCCTCTGGCCCACTGCCGGAGCGCCAGCTCCACCTGCTCCGGCAGTCCGCCGGTCGTATGGGCCGCCAGCCAGGCAATGCTCTGCTCAGGCGGGCTGCCCTGCTCCGCTGCAGTCTCCAGCAGCTCCCGGGTCAGCCGGAAGCTCCAGAGATCCTCATTATGCAGCAGTTCGGCATATGCGGCCAGCCGCCAGCGGATGCTGAAGGGAACGTCCGGCGGTACAAGAACCTCAAAGTCCGGCTGAACAATGAAGCCTGCTGCCGGATCTGCCTCCGGCGGGCCGCCGCTGCCCGCATTCCACTCTGCCGCTGCCCGCTCCGCTTCCAGCTGCGGTTTCCCTGCCTTCCAGCGGAAGCAGGCTTCCCCTTCTGCTGTATACCCCAGGTCACACCAGCCGAATCCGGCCAGGCAGCTGAGCCATGCCTGTACAGCTCCGTTAAGTCCTGAGCCGGCCGCAGCATCCTCCTGCTGCCCGGGAGCAAGCCCGCGGCCGCTCATCCAGTCCAGAACGGGGGCGGCAGCGAACCATTGCCCCGGCGGGAATTCCGCCGCAGCGATCAGATGCCTGAAATGCTGCACAGCGGGCTCTGAACAGCTGTAGCGGCTGATTACGATCCGGTAGAGCAGATCCGTCATCTCCGGCTCCGGCTTAGCCAGCCATTGCTGCAGCCGTACCGGGTCGGGCTGATATGCGCCAGGCTCACGGCTGATAAGGCCCAGCACAGCCATCAGATCTACAATAACCATTACCGGCAGCGGATATTGCTCAGGGCCGGACTGTTGCAGCAGCAGCCCGGACAGATGCTCCTCACGCAGGGCCAGCTGCCCGGCCAGACGGCCCAGCTGCTTCTTATGGATGACGCCTTTCGCCGTCAGGGGCAGCCCCTCGCGGGCTGTAAACAGCAGCGCCTTGAACAGCTCGGCGGCGAGCCCTGTGCAGGCTGGATATTCCAGCCGCACAGCCGCCTCATTCAGTGGCTGCTGTGCGGGCGGCCCGAAGAGGCGCTGAATCTGCGCCAGATGCTGCTGCGGAATCTGGTACAGCGTATCGCCCCACAGCTTGCGGCGCAGCTCCAGCATCCCGGCCCGGCGCAGCTCCTGCAGGGCCAGCTCCTGTTCGGCGCGGCACAGGTAGTCCGGCCGCAGCCGCCCGGCTGTCTCCGCCGGAAAGGGCAGAGCCGCGTGAGCCGCACAAATCCGCTCCAGTACAAGCCGCGCCTCCGGCGACAGCTGCGTTAATGCTGCATGCAACTCCGCCGCCATCACAGAACAGCCTCCTCTGGCGGCTCCAGCTGCCGGACCGCATATTCGTAGCCCTGCTCGGTCAAGAACATCCGGCGCCGCAGGGCGAAATCCAGCTCGCGGCTCTCACCGGAGACCAGCGTATAGAAGTACGCCTTGTTATCGCCGGGCTTAGGACGCAGAATCCGGCCCAGCCGCTGCGCCTCCTCCTGCCGGGAACCGAAGGCCCCGGATACCTCCACCGCTACTGAAGCATCCGGCAGGTTCACGGCAAAGTTAGCCACCTTGGAGACGATCAGTAGCGGCAGCCTTCCCTCGTTGAAGGCTGCGTAGAGTGCACTGCGTTCCTTATGCGGGGTTTTGCCGGTAATAAGCGGCGCATCCAGCTGCTCTGCCAGCTGCTGCAGCTGATCCAGGTACTGGCCGATCACCAGTACCGCTGCTCCAGGATGGGCTGCAGCAATCTGCGCGGCAGCCGCAGCCTTCGCCTGATTCCCTGCGGCCAGGCGGAACTGCTCCTTCGCTCCGGCGTACAGATATTGCTGCCTCAGCCGCTGATTCATCGGAACGATCACCTCGATGCAATCCACAGCCGCAATAAAGCCCTGCTGCTCCAGCACCTTCCAGGGCAGATCATAACATTTCGGGCCGATCAGCGAGAACACGTCGCCTTCACGGCCATCCTCCCGCACCAGTGTCGCGGTCAGGCCGAGCCGGCGCGTTGCCTGAATATCCGCTGTTGCCCGGAAGACAGGGGCGGGCAGCAGGTGGACCTCATCATAGATAATGAGCCCCCAGTTCCGTTCATTAAACAGGCTCATATGCAGGAATGGCCCGCCCTTTGCACTCCGGTGTGTGAGCATCTGATAGGTAGCTACGGTTACTGGCCGTACCTCCCTGTTCTCGCCGGTATACTCCCCTACCTCTTCCGGCAGAAGTGTCGTACGCTGCAGCAGCTCCGCCCGCCACTGTTCCACCGAAGTAGTGCTGGAGGTGAGGATCAGCGTTTCGCACTGCAGCTTCTCCAGTACGGCAAGGCCGACTACTGTCTTGCCCGCGCCGCAGGGAAGGACAACTACTCCGCTGCCCCCGGTACCGCTGATGCCCTGGAACCGGCTCACAGCCTCCTGCTGGTAGGCGCGGAGGCCGAACTCCGCACCTGCATGATCCTCCCCGGCTTCGTCCGCCTCCCGTAAGGCCAGCTTCAGCTCCTGCCCGTCCCGGTAACCGGCATAATCCAGCACGGGATAGCCCATTCTAGTCAGCTCCTGCTTCAGCAGACCCCGGTTAGCCTTGGGGCAGTGGCTCTCTACCGGACCTGCCCGGTGCAGGCCCAGCTCGCGTAAGCTCCGGCTTCCTTCCAGCAGCTCCAGTTCATCCAGCAGTCCGGCCTGAGCGGCAGACAGTGTAACCAGCAGCGGATTGCTCTCATGCCTGCAGAGCTGCAGCAGCCCGTAACGGGACATCAGCAGCGTAATCTCCCCTTCAAGGCCGGAAGGAATTCCCCAGCGCGAGAGCCCGCGGAGCGTATCAATCACGGCTTCCGGTGTATGTCCCCTTGCCGCTGCATTCCAGAGCGACAGCGGGGTAATCCGGTAGGTATGATAGGCGGGCGGGCTTTTGAGCAGCTCGGCAAAATCAGCCAGAGCCGCCCTTGCCGCCTCATATCCGGGATGGGCACATTCCAGCAGAATGGTCCGGTCGCTGCGGGTAATGCATGCTCCTGTCTCTGCCCCTTTCATAGCAATGCCTCCTTGTAATAGATATGACAGCGGTCCATCAGCCGGATTGGCTCTGCCCGCAACAACAAAGAAGCCCACCCGCAGCAAGCGGACATGGGCTTCTCTCGTATCGGTCTGGCAATTGTCTTCAAGCAAGAACCCCTCCGTCCTGTAATCCTGGTATACGGAAGTAGGTTCTCCTGAGAAAAGCGTAATTATACAGAAAAAAGGCTATTCGTTCAGACAGGAGTCCGCCATGGCAACTAGCAGCTTTGCACCATACAGCATGGCATCCTCGTCAAAGTCAAATTTGCTGTGATGATGCGGATAGACAGCATCCTTATCCGGATTGCCCGCACCCACAAAGATGAAGCAGCCGGGAATTTCCTTCACATAGTAGGAGAAGTCCTCCGCCGGCATAATTTTCTCCATCAGCATAACGTTTGCTTCTGCTCCAAGGGCAGCGGGAGCCACACGGGCAAAGCGGCTATATTCCGCTTCATCATTCACCAGCGGCGGATAGCCCATCAGATAATCCACCTTCGCTTCCGCACCATAGGCCGCTGCTGTCGCGGCAGCCAGCTCCTCAATTCTGCGGCGGATCAGATAACGCGTCTCTTCATCGAACGCCCGCACGGTACCGGTAATCCGGCAGCGCTCCGCAATAATGTTCTGGGCCGATCCGCCCTGAATGGTCCCTACACTGACAACAGCGGGACGCAGCGGATCAACCGACCTGCTTACAATACTCTGCAGCTGGGTAACCAGCGCAGCACCGGCTACAATGCTGTCTACTGTGCGGTGCGGCATGCCGCCGTGCCCGCCTTTGCCGGTTATATCGATAAAGAACTCATCGGCGGAGGCCATCAGCGGCCCTGGCGCACTGGCTACTGTGCCGAGCGGAAACGGCGTCCACAAATGCAGACCGTATACAGCATCCGCAGCGTCCAGCACGCCTTCCGCGATCATCCCCATGGCCCCGCCGGGGCAGACCTCTTCCGCAGGCTGGAACAGAAAACGGATCTCTCCCTGCAGCTCCCCGCGGCGTGCGCTGTAATAGGCAGCAGCAGCGAGGAGCATCGCCGTATGCCCGTCATGCCCGCAGGCATGCATAACACCGGGACGCTGCGAAGCATAGTCCCGCCCGTTCTCCTCCGTAATAGCCAGCGCATCCATATCCGCGCGCAGCACAACTGTCTTGCCGGGCGTATTCCCCTTCAGAATTCCCGTCAGCCCGTAGCCTGCCCCGCTCTTCTTGACTTCGATCCCAAGGCCGGCCAGCTTGTCCGCTACATAGGCCGAAGTCTCCTTCTCCTGGTAGGACAGCTCCGGATTGCGGTGCAAATGGCGCCGCCATTCCACCATTTCCGGCAGCAGCTCCTCTAATGTTAACCTCACCATACTTCTCCATTCCCTTCTCCGGCAGCATCCGGCGCCGGCTCCCCGGCGTTCTCCCTCCATGCTGGCTCATGCCGCAGTATGCCATATCTCTTTATTGTAGCAGAAACGCAAAAAAGTGGGTATCGGTAGGCCCTCTCTACCTTGCACAACCCCGGGAAACATACTATCATGAGGAAGAACATGGGCAATTTCTATTTTCAAATGTACTATTATACTTCATAAGGGGGAGTTGTGCGCTATGATATTTGAGAACACGGGCCTCGTAGGATTGACAAGCGACCTGCTTTATCTCGACGAAAGTGCAGCCAAAGCCGGTTTCATCCGCTGGCAATGGGAATACTACCGCGCTACTTACGACTGCAAGATAGAAGACCGCCAGAACGGCGGGGAATACTTCCTGCGCATTAACACGCGGGCCGTGGAAGGAAAGCTGGAAAAGGCGGATGCTGTACTCGCGATTGAAGCCGTCTACTTGGGCAAAGCCACTTTCCCGCACGGCCTGGAGTATGATTCTCCGGTGCCTCAGCCGGTACTCGATGCCGCGCAGAAGCATATATCGGAATTGAAAGGGCTGCTGGAGGCTTGAGCACAGCGAAAGGAAAGACCGCCCCCAAAGCCCGCCTGCCCAAAAGAGGGACGCCCGATTTCCAGCTTCTTATTCTCACTCTGCTGCTCGTCGGCTTCGGACTGGTAATGGTGTTCAGCTCCAGCTCCAGCCTGACACTGGCCAGCGAGAAATTCGGCAATGATGCGTTTTATTTTGTCAAAAAACAATTAGTCTGGGCTCTAGCCGGAAGCTTCATCATGTTTGTGGTAATGAATATCCACTACAGCAAATTCAAGAAATGGTATGCCCCGATTTTTGTCATAACGTTAGGATTATTGCTTGCCGTTGCTTTCGCCGAGCGGATCAATGGCGCCCGGAGCTGGCTCAACCTCTTCGGGCTCGGTATCCAGCCTACAGAGCTGGCCAAGATCTCAATTATCCTGTACCTGTCTGCACTCATCACCAAGAAGGGGGAACGGCTCCGGGATCTGCGCACCGGCTACATTCCCGTGATGATCATCGTAGGCATCGTCGCCGGACTGATTATGATGCAGCCGGATTTCGGGTCCTGTATGATTCTGGTAGCCACCAGCGGACTTGTTATCTATGCCGGCGGAGCAAGCATGAAGCATATTATCGGTTCGATCGCCCTGCTGGTGCTCGGGGTTGGACTGGTGCTCGGGACGATGACTGCCATCGAGTCCATCACTCAGCCGGCCGCCAAGGTCGAGAACGGCCAGGATTACCGGCAAGGCCGCATCGAAGCGTTTCTTGATCCTGAAGCCAACTCAGAAGGCAGCGGTTTCAACATTATGCAATCCCTTATTGCCTTAGGCGAAGGCGGACCGCAGGGAGCCGGTTTTGGCCAAAGTGTCCAGAAGCTGCACTATCTGCGTTACCCGTATACCGACTTTATCTTTGCTGTTATCGGCGAGGAATTAGGCTTCATCGGAACCTCCATCTTCCTGCTGCTGTATCTTTATTTCATCTGGCGGGGAATTCTGGTCTCGCTCAGGTGTACCGATCCCTTCGGGACCCTGGTCGGTATCGGGGTCATGGGACTTATCGCCATTCAGGCCTTTATTAATATCGGCGGTGTAACCAATACCATTCCCCTTACCGGGGTTACCCTGCCCTTTATCAGCTACGGCGGCTCTTCTCTGCTTGTCAGCATGCTCTGTATGGGGATTATGCTCAGCATCTCAAGGGAAACCAACCGTCCGGCGCAGAAGGAAGTCACCAAATCCGTGACTACTGTCCGCCAGGTACGCCCGCGCGCAAGCGCCCGCTGACAGATATCTGCACTTTTAAATAACTTCACAACTTGAAAAGGCAGCCCGGAGCTTCTCCGGACTGCCTTGTTTTGTACTGCTCACCCATATGATTGGCATTGATCGCTCAGTGCAGCGCTTACGAAATTTCGTCATTCTTGAAGGCTACGCCCTCAACCTTAACATTAACCTCCACAATGTGAAGCCCGGTCATGCTCTCGACAGCCTCGCGTACATTCTGCTGCAGCATCCGGCATACCTCGTGAATCGGTGTTTCGTACAGAACAATAATGCGCAAATCCACTGCGGCTTCAAGCTGCCCAACCTCGACAGTTACACCCTTTTGCACGTTCTTCCCGCTCAGGCGTTTCGCCCAGCCTTCGGACAGTCCGCCAGACATGGCTGCAATCCCAGGAGTCTCCAGTGCTGCCAATCCGGCGATCTTCGAGACGACGTCATTCGATATCCGTATATTTCCCATTTCCAGTTGAAGTTGTTCCGCCATGCCATATCCCCCCTACACTCATTATCAATTATTGTAATTCGAAAACAGGCTAAAAAGCAAATGACTTTCTCTCACCCCCCGTTTACAGTCAGGAACAATTTGGTTATATTGATTATGAAATCAACCTACATACTAAAGACTGGAGTGTGCCTTACCTTGAAAAAATGGATCTCACCGGCGCTGCTGGTCATCACCTTCCTGCTCAGCGCAATCGGACATTATGCGAACTGGGATCATACGCTTCAGTTTATCCTGTCCGCCATCTCGGTTATTTTCGTAGCCGGCTTCCTCGGCCGGGCTACAGAAAGCGTGGCCCACTACGCCGGACAACGGCTGGGAGGCTTCCTGAACGCCACCTTCGGCAATGCGGCCGAGCTGATCATCGCTTTTTTCCTCGTCAAGGAAGGACTCTTCGACATGGTTAAAGCAAGTCTCACCGGCTCAATTATCGGTAACCTGCTGCTCGTACTCGGACTCAGCATCTTTGCAGGAGGCATGAAGTTCAAAGTGCAGAATTTCAACGTTACGCTTGCCGGGCTGAACGGCTCCCTGATGATTGTTGCGGTCATCGCCCTGTTCGTTCCCGCCATGTTCTTCAACACCCATTCCATCACAGAGAAGGATACGGATGTGCTCAGCCTTGTTGTAGCCGGCCTGCTGATTGCTGCCTATATGGCCTGGCTGGTCTTCTCGATGATTACGCACAAGAAGTATCTGGCTGATGTCACCGATGACCATGCTGAAGAGCTTCCCAATGAGCATGCGCCTGTCTGGTCCAGAAACCGTTCGATCCTCTATCTTATTATCGCTACGGTTATGGTCGCATTCGTCAGCGAATGGCTCGTCGGGACACTGGAGACCCTGACAGAACGGTTTGGCTTCAGCGAGCTGTTCGTGGGCGCCTTCCTGGTAGCGATCATCGGTAATGCCGCTGAGCACAGCGCAGCCATCATGCTCGCCATGAAGAACAAGATCGGCGCCGCTGTAGAAATTGCTGTGGGCAGCAGCCTGCAGATTGCCCTGTTCGTCGCACCGGTGCTGATCTTTGCCAGCTACTTCATGGGCAACACCATGTCCATCGTGTTCACAACCATAGAGATCGTGGCCATTGCCGTATCTGTGTTTATCGCCAAGTCCATCATTCAGGACGGCGCGACCAACTGGTACGAAGGCCTGCTGCTTCTGGCGGTGTACGTCATTCTCGGAGTATCGTTCTATCTGGTATAAAATCCACTGCAAAGTGGGGCTTTAGTTCTCACTCCAGCAAAAAAAACGCACATAAACGGCCCCGCAGGGTCCTTATGTGCGTTTTTATGAATGAACGGTTCTACATCTCCCGCTCCTCTGCCTTCTTATTCAGTGCTTCATAGAGTACCGCCAAATTACGCTCCAGCTTGCTCAGCACCTGCTTGCCCGTAAATTCCGGTACCAGCCCTGCTCTAACCGCAAAGTCGACTTCTCTGGAGAAACCATACATCTGGGTATCCAGCACTTCCTCATAGAGAGGGCAGTAACGAGTCGCCAGATTCTCCATCTGTACTTCAATAAGCTTCTGAATTTTATCGGCATCTTCTTGAAGAAGATTGATTGCTTTGATATTTAGCTGTTCCTGCAAATCCGATGAAGTCATGCATTTTCCCCCCCATGTCCAAAAGTTACAGCTGCTACTGCTTATTATTCTTAATATTAGTCGAAATTAGGACCTAATACAAGAATTCAGTTCAGGATATTCACGAAGAATGGACAAAAATAAATTTATTCATAGCAAAGACGCCCTGCCGCAAGGCCGGACGTCTCCTGTGAATGATGGATTACTCAGCTACTACTGTAAAATTCAAATTGTGTTTGGCAAATACTTCGCTCATTGCTTTCTTGGCTTCCTCGGCATCTGTGCCATGTACATGAAGCTCATAGCTTTGGCTGGAGACCAGGGTAGTGAACAAGCCAAGGATGCTCTTCACATCAATGTACTTGTTGTCCGCTTGGAGAACGATAGATGAATTAAACTGGCTAGCTGTCTGTGCAATATCCACGATTGCCGCATTGTTGGACATAGGAATCCCTCCGCAACTTGATTATAAAAATGGGTTCATTTGCTACCAATTCCATGATACATTGAATCCGCTTACTCACGCAAGGTGTTTCTTTAAAACAAGCCCTGATAAGCTTGATTACTGACCTTACTGCTATATGTTATTTCAGATTCTCCGGATTCAGACCTTCCAGTTCCGGCACGACGAAGATCCCGTCCTTGCGGATCAGCACATCATCGAAATAAATCTCTCCGCCGCCGTACTCCGGACGCTGGATCAGCACCAGATCCCAGTGAATGGAGGAGCGGTTGCCGTTATCGGTCACATCATATGCCTGGCCCGGTGTGAAATGCAGGCTGCCGGCGATTTTCTCGTCAAACAGAATATCCTTCATCGGATGCAGAATATACGGATTGAAGCCGATCGCGAATTCACCGATATGGCGTGCGCCGTCATCGGAATCAAGAATTTCATTCAGCCGCGCTGTGTCATTGCTGGTAGCTTCGACAATTTTGCCGTGCTCAAACTTGAACTTCACATTCTCGAAGGTAATGCCGTTATACAGGGTGGCCGCATTGTAGCTGATCGTCCCGTTTACGGAATCGCGTACAGGCGCGCTGTATACTTCACCGTCAGGGATATTTTTCTGGCCGGAGCATTTCTCGGCGCCGATGCCTTTGATAGAGAAGCTAAGCTCTGTTCCCGGTCCGGAGATCCGCACCTTGTCGGTTTTGCGCATCAGCTCTGCCAGTGCATCCTGGGCTTTGTCCATTTTGGCATAATCCAGATTGCATACTTCAAAATAGAAGTCTTCGAAGGCTTCCGTGCTTGTGTTGGCAAGCTGGGCCATGCTGGCGTTAGGGTAGCGGAGCACCACCCATTTGGTGTGCTTGACGCGCTGCTCACTATGTACCGGGTGGGAATACAGGGAATTGTAGAGCTTCATGTTCTCTTCCGGCACGTCCGCCAGATCGTTAACGTTCTCGCCGGCCCGGATTCCGATATAGCAGTCCATCTGCTTCATCCGGTTCAAATCGATTTCCGCCCAGGCCTTAAGCCCTTCCGGAGTAGCATATTTCAGCATGCTGCGCAGAACAGTACGGTCCGTCAGCTGCACAAATGCATGGCCTCCGGCTTTGCCCACTTCTTCCACAACCGCTTTAATCAAGTCTCTTTCACTGCCGATCATTTCAACAAGCACATTCTCGCCGGGCTGTACGTTTACGGAGTAACCTACCAGGTTCGCCGCAAGCTTCCCGATTCGGGGATCATTCATAATTCTCTCTCTTCCTTCCTGATACTGAAAATAAACATACCGTTATATTGTAGCACTTCCGCCATAGAGCGCAAGCATCTGTGTCATGTTACTTCTCATTCATAACCGTAAAAATCAACCCGGGTAATGTAGGTCTCCTCCGTTACCGTCCCGGCGCTGCCGGGGTATGCTGCCGTACGCTTCCAGGTCAGCCTTGTAGGCAGATTACGCTTCGGATCAACCTTAAGGTAGTAAACCGACCTGATGCTGGCCTGATTCAGCCGCTGCTGCAGTTCAGCCTGCTTCTGCTCCCATAGGACCCGGCGCGCCTCCAGCACCTCAGCGGACTTGCCAGCCGCCGCTCCGGCGCTGCCTCCCGCTTCAGGGCGGATCGCCTGCATCCCGCGTTCCAGCTCTGCAGACAGTTGTCTGCCCGCTTCTTCCGCCGTCAGCTCAATGCGCAGCACTCGCGTCCCCCGGCCGCTTCCCGTCTCCTCTGTTACTGTCTTCTCCAGGCTCTGCAGCTCTTCCAGCTGGCGCAGCGGGTTCAGCGCCTCCAGCGGACCCGTCTGCTGCGCCTCCGCCGCCGCCATCCTGATGCCCCATTCACCGTCTTCTTTTACCAGCCGCGTATAATAGATTGGAGCCTTGCCGGAGCTCTGCTCCAAATCACGGACACCTGCCCCCGCCGCAGCCTTCTTCGGTCTGCCTTTATCGGGGAGCATAGAATACAGGCTCACCTTATTATGGTCCGCAAGCTTTCCCCCGTAATAGAGCGATGACTCTGGAACCACCTTCCCACTAAGCAGCAGCGCCGCCTCCCCTTCGAAGGATACGCCGTCACTGCCGTCCATTCCGGCGAGCACAAGACTTAAGTCCTGGATTGCCGGCTTGTCTTTCATGACTCCGCAGCCGCTAAGCGGAATAAGAGCAGCATTCAATATTATAAGGAGCGTTCCTGCCCGGACCAGCAACAATTTCATCATGGCTACCCAGCCCTTCCCGGCCATATTTGGATGATTAGTCATCCATTTCTAGAGTCTCCCTGATTGCACGGGTTATACAAACGCAGGCCCTCTGTCAAGAATATAGACAGTCGGCAGCAGTTTTCAGATTAATCGCTTAGCGTAACAGCCAAAAGTCCCACTAATCGGCTAAATAACGAACCTGATGTCCTTTAAGGATCTACTCTGGTGCTTTTCCGCTGGCATAACGGCTCTCATGTCCGTAACGCTAACCTTCTCACAATTGCTGTTTGCTTCTCCCGCCCTTTAGCCAACTTTTCACCGTTGTCCATCTCAGGCAATGTATAATTCCTAATAA encodes:
- a CDS encoding amidohydrolase, with protein sequence MVRLTLEELLPEMVEWRRHLHRNPELSYQEKETSAYVADKLAGLGIEVKKSGAGYGLTGILKGNTPGKTVVLRADMDALAITEENGRDYASQRPGVMHACGHDGHTAMLLAAAAYYSARRGELQGEIRFLFQPAEEVCPGGAMGMIAEGVLDAADAVYGLHLWTPFPLGTVASAPGPLMASADEFFIDITGKGGHGGMPHRTVDSIVAGAALVTQLQSIVSRSVDPLRPAVVSVGTIQGGSAQNIIAERCRITGTVRAFDEETRYLIRRRIEELAAATAAAYGAEAKVDYLMGYPPLVNDEAEYSRFARVAPAALGAEANVMLMEKIMPAEDFSYYVKEIPGCFIFVGAGNPDKDAVYPHHHSKFDFDEDAMLYGAKLLVAMADSCLNE
- the ftsW gene encoding putative lipid II flippase FtsW codes for the protein MSTAKGKTAPKARLPKRGTPDFQLLILTLLLVGFGLVMVFSSSSSLTLASEKFGNDAFYFVKKQLVWALAGSFIMFVVMNIHYSKFKKWYAPIFVITLGLLLAVAFAERINGARSWLNLFGLGIQPTELAKISIILYLSALITKKGERLRDLRTGYIPVMIIVGIVAGLIMMQPDFGSCMILVATSGLVIYAGGASMKHIIGSIALLVLGVGLVLGTMTAIESITQPAAKVENGQDYRQGRIEAFLDPEANSEGSGFNIMQSLIALGEGGPQGAGFGQSVQKLHYLRYPYTDFIFAVIGEELGFIGTSIFLLLYLYFIWRGILVSLRCTDPFGTLVGIGVMGLIAIQAFINIGGVTNTIPLTGVTLPFISYGGSSLLVSMLCMGIMLSISRETNRPAQKEVTKSVTTVRQVRPRASAR
- a CDS encoding HPr family phosphocarrier protein; the protein is MSNNAAIVDIAQTASQFNSSIVLQADNKYIDVKSILGLFTTLVSSQSYELHVHGTDAEEAKKAMSEVFAKHNLNFTVVAE
- a CDS encoding helicase-associated domain-containing protein, with product MAAELHAALTQLSPEARLVLERICAAHAALPFPAETAGRLRPDYLCRAEQELALQELRRAGMLELRRKLWGDTLYQIPQQHLAQIQRLFGPPAQQPLNEAAVRLEYPACTGLAAELFKALLFTAREGLPLTAKGVIHKKQLGRLAGQLALREEHLSGLLLQQSGPEQYPLPVMVIVDLMAVLGLISREPGAYQPDPVRLQQWLAKPEPEMTDLLYRIVISRYSCSEPAVQHFRHLIAAAEFPPGQWFAAAPVLDWMSGRGLAPGQQEDAAAGSGLNGAVQAWLSCLAGFGWCDLGYTAEGEACFRWKAGKPQLEAERAAAEWNAGSGGPPEADPAAGFIVQPDFEVLVPPDVPFSIRWRLAAYAELLHNEDLWSFRLTRELLETAAEQGSPPEQSIAWLAAHTTGGLPEQVELALRQWARGIGRTALSEVILLSCAGEADGEAIAAHPRLQDIITRIGPLHFLVRPDGIQQLRSELAGSGMNPQMLSGGREEADRPACWSEAPGLPAAADIPYRLPDKAEERGLLGKGAPPQLLPPGTGAEEQGRQLPGEEAVPQMWMNQWRQYHATTAQKVMEQALAWGIKVRISRLGQQGDFIPEQLSGRPWSVRGIMLLPGAEAGEEIQLAAGDWQEMQLLSPLKYGNSSSAEAGGYVMIR
- a CDS encoding Asp23/Gls24 family envelope stress response protein; translated protein: MAEQLQLEMGNIRISNDVVSKIAGLAALETPGIAAMSGGLSEGWAKRLSGKNVQKGVTVEVGQLEAAVDLRIIVLYETPIHEVCRMLQQNVREAVESMTGLHIVEVNVKVEGVAFKNDEIS
- a CDS encoding aminopeptidase, which produces MNDPRIGKLAANLVGYSVNVQPGENVLVEMIGSERDLIKAVVEEVGKAGGHAFVQLTDRTVLRSMLKYATPEGLKAWAEIDLNRMKQMDCYIGIRAGENVNDLADVPEENMKLYNSLYSHPVHSEQRVKHTKWVVLRYPNASMAQLANTSTEAFEDFYFEVCNLDYAKMDKAQDALAELMRKTDKVRISGPGTELSFSIKGIGAEKCSGQKNIPDGEVYSAPVRDSVNGTISYNAATLYNGITFENVKFKFEHGKIVEATSNDTARLNEILDSDDGARHIGEFAIGFNPYILHPMKDILFDEKIAGSLHFTPGQAYDVTDNGNRSSIHWDLVLIQRPEYGGGEIYFDDVLIRKDGIFVVPELEGLNPENLK
- the cax gene encoding calcium/proton exchanger, yielding MKKWISPALLVITFLLSAIGHYANWDHTLQFILSAISVIFVAGFLGRATESVAHYAGQRLGGFLNATFGNAAELIIAFFLVKEGLFDMVKASLTGSIIGNLLLVLGLSIFAGGMKFKVQNFNVTLAGLNGSLMIVAVIALFVPAMFFNTHSITEKDTDVLSLVVAGLLIAAYMAWLVFSMITHKKYLADVTDDHAEELPNEHAPVWSRNRSILYLIIATVMVAFVSEWLVGTLETLTERFGFSELFVGAFLVAIIGNAAEHSAAIMLAMKNKIGAAVEIAVGSSLQIALFVAPVLIFASYFMGNTMSIVFTTIEIVAIAVSVFIAKSIIQDGATNWYEGLLLLAVYVILGVSFYLV
- a CDS encoding YugN family protein, which encodes MIFENTGLVGLTSDLLYLDESAAKAGFIRWQWEYYRATYDCKIEDRQNGGEYFLRINTRAVEGKLEKADAVLAIEAVYLGKATFPHGLEYDSPVPQPVLDAAQKHISELKGLLEA
- a CDS encoding YlaN family protein, yielding MTSSDLQEQLNIKAINLLQEDADKIQKLIEVQMENLATRYCPLYEEVLDTQMYGFSREVDFAVRAGLVPEFTGKQVLSKLERNLAVLYEALNKKAEEREM
- a CDS encoding DNA repair helicase XPB, which gives rise to MKGAETGACITRSDRTILLECAHPGYEAARAALADFAELLKSPPAYHTYRITPLSLWNAAARGHTPEAVIDTLRGLSRWGIPSGLEGEITLLMSRYGLLQLCRHESNPLLVTLSAAQAGLLDELELLEGSRSLRELGLHRAGPVESHCPKANRGLLKQELTRMGYPVLDYAGYRDGQELKLALREADEAGEDHAGAEFGLRAYQQEAVSRFQGISGTGGSGVVVLPCGAGKTVVGLAVLEKLQCETLILTSSTTSVEQWRAELLQRTTLLPEEVGEYTGENREVRPVTVATYQMLTHRSAKGGPFLHMSLFNERNWGLIIYDEVHLLPAPVFRATADIQATRRLGLTATLVREDGREGDVFSLIGPKCYDLPWKVLEQQGFIAAVDCIEVIVPMNQRLRQQYLYAGAKEQFRLAAGNQAKAAAAAQIAAAHPGAAVLVIGQYLDQLQQLAEQLDAPLITGKTPHKERSALYAAFNEGRLPLLIVSKVANFAVNLPDASVAVEVSGAFGSRQEEAQRLGRILRPKPGDNKAYFYTLVSGESRELDFALRRRMFLTEQGYEYAVRQLEPPEEAVL